From Vicia villosa cultivar HV-30 ecotype Madison, WI unplaced genomic scaffold, Vvil1.0 ctg.002637F_1_1, whole genome shotgun sequence, one genomic window encodes:
- the LOC131639450 gene encoding uncharacterized protein LOC131639450 — protein sequence MSHECALHNENFQISCQAPCFHQFCGTCRMYDWLWRGFHRCHCPICDEPINLLIPTLDINSRHNPEVLSKINAYNHMFGLTSNIPFCFLYLFLIRDVLTNKVSPTTFFNARFFISIIMLYAYYMYFPWREIFGTRILSPLVGLFWMPHTVSVYKSKLCNRYRSNFRE from the exons ATGTCACATGAATGCGCATTACATAATGAAAATTTCCAGATTTCATGTCAAGCACCATGCTTTCATCAATTTTGTGGGACGTGCCGAATGTACGACTGGCTTTGGCGAGGCTTTCACCGATGTCATTGTCCGATATGCGATGAACCGATAAATCTTTTGATTCCAACATTAGATATAAATTCTCGCCATAACCCGGAAGTTCTGTCGAAAATAAATGCGTATAACCATATGTTTGGTCTTACATCTAATATTCCCTTTTGTTTTCTTTATCTTTTCCTTATTAGGGATGTTCTTACCAATAAAGTATCTCCTACGACTTTTTTCAATGCTCGTTTCTTCATTAGT atAATAATGTTATATGCATACTACATGTACTTCCCTTGGAGAG AGATATTTGGAACAAGAATACTTTCTCCTCTAGTCGGGCTATTCTGGATGCCACATACAGTTTCCGTCTATAAATCGAAACTTTGCAACCGTTATAGGAGTAATTTTAGAGAGTAA
- the LOC131639451 gene encoding uncharacterized protein LOC131639451 yields the protein MSHECLTCDKKFQISCQATCYHWICGTCMMYIWMWRNFERCKCPICDKPVDFLIPTLKNKSRQNPQVLAKIHAYNHMFGPISNFPFFFLYHVLFRDLLTNNVSSTILLNAGFFISFTMNLAYMLSPLREKFGIIIVYLLWLIWLSRTASVYKSELCIRHGGNFRGWKIIT from the exons ATGTCACATGAATGTTTAACATGCGACAAAAAATTCCAGATTTCATGTCAAGCGACATGTTATCACTGGATTTGTGGAACATGTATGATGTATATTTGGATGTGGCGAAATTTTGAGCGCTGCAAATGTCCAATTTGTGATAAGCCCGTCGATTTTTTGATTCCAACATTAAAGAACAAATCTCGTCAAAACCCTCAAGTGTTGGCTAAAATACATGCTTACAACCATATGTTTGGTCCTATATCTAACTTtccatttttctttctttatcaTGTGCTTTTTAGGGATCTTCTTACCAATAATGTATCCTCTACTATTCTTTTGAATGCTGGATTCTTCATTAGT TTTACAATGAATCTTGCGTACATGTTAAGCCCTTTAAGAG AGAAATTTGGAATAATAATAGTTTATCTATTATGGCTAATCTGGTTATCACGTACTGCTTCTGTCTATAAATCGGAACTTTGCATCCGTCACGGTGGTAATTTTAGAGGGTGGAAAATTATAACATGA
- the LOC131639446 gene encoding uncharacterized protein LOC131639446: MEKPPTLDLYDGTTYPDDHIRSIEAVMDYHVVRGSIKCRIFPIMLRKGAMTWYSNLPPNSIHSCLKLKKFFSNHFTASRRQPKSEASLEAVIQWANEPLREYLDKFNKEAVQVQTTDHMKRYLLERGLLPDSDFKKAIKIEKVRTMDALLLKAQAYIAYEEGKAAVKKGLRGNDATRSSSQDYYLSRRGNEKRIDDRPRDTKERRGPAGRFNDYTLLITSHERILTDCKNTEFKNSNVRPPKPNPTRPGTDKSKYRKYNRSHGHLIDECIHLKDAIETLIKEGRLSKYTKKGETSRREGQGTSDGDNSPDDRPLQVSISVTRPEDFIPSVEVTSALSP, encoded by the coding sequence ATGGAGAAACCCCCAACTCTAGACCTCTACGACGGGACCACATATCCTGACGACCACATCCGGAGCATTGAAGCCGTCATGGACTACCACGTGGTCCGAGGATCTATCAAATGTCGGATCTTTCCGATTATGCTCAGGAAAGGAGCGATGACCTGGTACAGTAACCTTCCTCCCAACTCCATCCACTCTTGCTTAAAACTCAAGAAATTCTTCTCGAACCACTTCACAGCCTCTCGTCGGCAGCCGAAGTCTGAAGCGTCCCTCGAGGCCGTAATTCAATGGGCCAACGAACCTCTCCGAGAATACCTCGACAAGTTCAATAAAGAGGCCGTTCAGGTGCAGACAACTGATCACATGAAGAGATACCTCCTGGAACGGGGACTCCTCCCCGACAGTGACTTTAAGAAAGCTATCAAAATCGAGAAAGTACGCACCATGGACGCCCTTCTACTCAAAGCTCAAGCCTACATCGCCTATGAGGAAGGCAAAGCAGCCGTAAAGAAAGGCTTGAGAGGCAACGACGCTACCCGTAGTTCAAGCCAAGACTATTATCTTTCTCGCCGAGGCAACGAAAAGAGAATAGACGACAGGCCCCGTGACACTAAGGAGCGGAGAGGACCAGCTGGCCGGTTCAACGACTACACCCTGCTGATCACTTCTCACGAGCGCATTCTGACTGATTGCAAAAACACAGAGTTCAAAAACTCCAACGTTCGGCCCCCGAAGCCAAATCCCACCAGACCGGGGACCGACAAGTCCAAATACAGGAAGTACAACAGGAGTCATGGGCACCTAATCGACGAGTGCATACACCTGAAAGACGCCATCGAGACTCTGATCAAAGAAGGTCGTCTCTCCAAGTATACGAAGAAAGGAGAGACTTCCCGGCGAGAAGGGCAAGGGACTTCTGATGGGGATAATTCACCAGATGACAGACCACTGCAGGTTTCCATATCCGTCACCCGACCAGAAGACTTCATACCCTCGGTCGAAGTGACCTCCGCCCTGAGCCCATGA